One genomic region from Nitrosopumilus sp. encodes:
- a CDS encoding NADH-quinone oxidoreductase subunit L: MATEAIGLPFEVGAASAWLVWILPFAAAMIMPGIGKLSKNATGFVAVGFALMSALSAASMLPMALEAHEIHDQIMWIEAIGLKAGVLADPLSIIMANVVGWISFLIMIYSTGYMKGDKDITRFWFWMMFFIGSMQLIVLSDNLLQVFFGWEGVGLASYALISFWYRDKKKDHVGTEGRTVLGMLDYYAPTHAGMKAFIMTKVGDVMMIAGMLLIFLFAGTFGFKELMGSTDWAMAMNAQGLLVPAFVLLFGGAVGKSAQFPLNEWLLEAMTGPTAVSALIHAATMVKAGVFLVARIGPLVFALGAAGIMADQFFEIVAWVGAITALLLATQGMVNPEIKKVLAYSTGSQIGYMMMALGVAGLSHQYVDGYTAGFFHLISHAMFKASLFMAAGSLLHIVGSRFMTDMGGLRKQMKKTYAFMWAAGLGLMGAPFITTGFWSKDAIFAAVYESGNEWALPLYIIAVLTAIITAFYTTRMIGMVFFGKKSRHIEKMEEEGHHIHEASLSMWVPYGILAVLTIGIGLIGLSTEEGLHHLFTDYLEHSFGIHTAHGTDEASILPEFLQGLNPVALGSSLVAFATGIGLGYIFYIGRWVDPVKFINSNIFFYAIHKVILNRWYLNAIIYWCFVVAPLWLARAISRYFEKTAIDYGMNAGVQKAVGWSAKVVQGTQTGVSQSYLFVFGAGLLFVVLILLI; the protein is encoded by the coding sequence ATGGCAACCGAAGCTATTGGATTACCATTTGAAGTTGGAGCTGCAAGTGCTTGGCTAGTTTGGATTTTACCCTTTGCAGCTGCAATGATTATGCCAGGAATTGGAAAATTATCCAAGAATGCAACTGGCTTTGTTGCAGTTGGTTTTGCATTAATGAGTGCTCTTTCTGCAGCATCAATGCTACCAATGGCTTTAGAAGCACATGAAATTCATGATCAAATAATGTGGATTGAGGCAATTGGTCTCAAAGCAGGTGTTCTAGCTGATCCACTTTCAATAATTATGGCAAATGTAGTTGGTTGGATTTCCTTCTTGATTATGATTTACAGTACTGGTTACATGAAAGGTGACAAAGACATTACAAGATTCTGGTTCTGGATGATGTTCTTTATTGGTTCAATGCAATTGATTGTCTTGTCTGATAACTTGTTGCAAGTATTCTTTGGATGGGAAGGTGTAGGACTTGCATCATATGCTTTGATCAGCTTTTGGTATCGTGACAAAAAGAAAGATCATGTTGGTACAGAAGGACGTACTGTTCTAGGAATGTTAGATTACTATGCACCAACACACGCTGGAATGAAGGCCTTCATCATGACCAAGGTTGGAGATGTAATGATGATTGCAGGTATGCTTTTGATATTCTTATTTGCAGGAACATTTGGATTCAAGGAATTAATGGGTTCTACTGATTGGGCAATGGCTATGAATGCTCAAGGATTGTTAGTTCCTGCATTTGTTTTGTTATTTGGCGGAGCTGTAGGAAAATCTGCACAATTCCCACTAAATGAATGGTTACTAGAAGCAATGACTGGTCCAACTGCAGTTTCTGCATTAATTCACGCTGCTACAATGGTAAAAGCAGGTGTCTTCTTGGTTGCAAGAATTGGTCCACTTGTATTTGCATTGGGTGCTGCAGGAATTATGGCAGATCAGTTCTTTGAAATTGTTGCTTGGGTTGGTGCTATCACTGCATTATTACTTGCAACACAAGGTATGGTTAATCCTGAAATTAAGAAAGTCCTTGCTTATTCAACAGGTTCACAAATTGGTTACATGATGATGGCATTAGGTGTTGCAGGACTATCTCACCAATATGTAGATGGTTACACTGCAGGATTTTTCCATTTGATTTCTCACGCTATGTTCAAGGCTTCATTGTTTATGGCAGCAGGTTCTTTGTTGCATATTGTTGGTTCTAGATTCATGACTGATATGGGTGGTTTAAGAAAACAGATGAAGAAAACTTATGCATTCATGTGGGCTGCAGGACTTGGTTTGATGGGTGCTCCATTTATCACAACAGGTTTCTGGAGTAAAGATGCAATCTTTGCAGCAGTCTATGAATCAGGTAATGAATGGGCTTTACCACTATACATAATTGCAGTACTTACTGCTATCATAACTGCATTTTATACAACAAGAATGATTGGTATGGTCTTCTTTGGAAAGAAGAGTAGACATATCGAAAAGATGGAAGAAGAAGGACATCACATTCATGAAGCATCTTTATCAATGTGGGTTCCATATGGAATTCTTGCAGTTCTTACAATCGGTATTGGGCTTATTGGATTATCTACTGAAGAAGGATTGCATCACTTGTTTACTGATTATCTTGAACACTCATTTGGTATTCACACTGCTCATGGTACTGATGAAGCATCAATACTACCAGAATTCTTACAAGGACTTAACCCAGTTGCACTTGGTTCATCATTAGTAGCATTTGCAACAGGTATAGGACTTGGGTACATATTTTACATTGGAAGATGGGTTGATCCAGTGAAATTTATCAATTCAAATATTTTCTTTTATGCAATTCACAAAGTTATCTTAAACAGATGGTATCTTAATGCAATAATCTACTGGTGCTTTGTAGTGGCACCACTGTGGTTGGCAAGAGCAATTTCACGATACTTTGAAAAGACGGCTATCGATTACGGTATGAATGCTGGAGTTCAAAAAGCAGTTGGTTGGAGTGCCAAAGTTGTCCAAGGAACTCAAACCGGTGTTTCACAATCATATCTATTCGTATTTGGAGCAGGATTACTATTTGTAGTTCTGATATTGTTGATATAG
- the nuoH gene encoding NADH-quinone oxidoreductase subunit NuoH, translating to MSVIAPNFKLSEFIKSLLDNAFWAVFLLVLIGIPAVFMVLFVIEMPVIDGELLTPFLALTWIADPSRTLPIIKAFMATDIFRVMAFPGFGFAALLAAATIFVERKMLAKLQLRVGPFYCGKVEGILQLMGDGLKLISKEIIIPAKADKPIFWAAPVLFVATAAAFVAFIPVAPGWVVADVEMGLLGVFAVIGFFPIITILSAWSANSKFPFIGGIRALFQMVSFEIPLILSLLGVVMLTGSLNLSEIAASQSSFPWIVFLPVGAIVFFITMLAELERIPFDLPEAESEIVAGWLTELSGMMYGLVQLGTYLKLYAFAGLFVVLFLGGWNGPMVVPPFPAELLEKGIEMGPITAGPFPGLPLFTQEMLNGTLWFVLKTVGVIFFILLPRGVFPRIRVDMLLSLGWTKLIGLAFVNIFIALGLLYAGVLGPGGLQ from the coding sequence ATGTCAGTTATTGCACCAAATTTCAAACTTAGTGAATTTATCAAATCATTACTTGATAATGCCTTTTGGGCTGTGTTTCTATTAGTTTTGATTGGTATTCCAGCAGTGTTCATGGTTCTGTTTGTAATCGAAATGCCTGTTATCGATGGAGAATTACTTACACCATTCCTTGCATTAACTTGGATAGCGGATCCGTCACGTACTCTTCCAATTATTAAAGCATTCATGGCAACTGATATTTTCAGAGTTATGGCATTTCCAGGATTTGGATTTGCAGCACTATTGGCAGCAGCTACAATTTTTGTTGAAAGAAAGATGCTTGCAAAATTACAATTAAGAGTTGGACCTTTCTACTGTGGAAAGGTTGAAGGTATTTTACAATTGATGGGTGATGGTCTAAAATTAATCTCAAAAGAAATTATCATTCCAGCAAAAGCTGATAAACCAATTTTCTGGGCTGCACCTGTATTGTTTGTTGCAACTGCCGCAGCATTTGTTGCATTCATTCCTGTAGCACCTGGTTGGGTTGTTGCAGATGTAGAGATGGGATTGCTAGGAGTATTTGCAGTAATTGGATTCTTCCCCATTATTACAATTCTTTCTGCATGGTCTGCAAACAGCAAATTCCCATTCATTGGGGGCATCAGAGCATTATTCCAAATGGTCTCATTTGAAATTCCACTAATTTTGTCGTTATTGGGAGTTGTAATGTTAACCGGTTCTCTCAATTTATCTGAGATTGCTGCTAGTCAATCTAGTTTTCCGTGGATTGTATTTTTGCCAGTTGGTGCAATTGTATTTTTCATAACCATGCTTGCAGAGTTGGAAAGAATTCCATTTGATTTGCCAGAGGCAGAAAGTGAGATTGTAGCCGGATGGTTAACTGAATTATCTGGAATGATGTATGGACTTGTCCAATTAGGAACTTATCTCAAACTCTATGCATTTGCAGGATTGTTTGTTGTACTTTTCTTGGGTGGATGGAATGGTCCGATGGTTGTACCTCCATTCCCAGCAGAGCTTCTTGAAAAAGGAATTGAAATGGGTCCTATCACTGCAGGACCATTCCCTGGATTGCCATTATTTACTCAAGAGATGCTTAATGGTACACTTTGGTTTGTTCTAAAAACTGTAGGTGTCATATTCTTCATATTGTTACCAAGAGGTGTATTCCCAAGAATCAGAGTTGATATGTTATTGAGTCTTGGATGGACCAAATTAATTGGTCTAGCTTTCGTTAACATCTTTATTGCACTTGGCTTGCTTTACGCTGGAGTGTTAGGACCGGGAGGATTACAATAA
- a CDS encoding NADH-quinone oxidoreductase subunit D, with protein MTTELPPGLALQKVDERIMTLNVGPQHPGSGHMRIVVQIDGDYIVACDPDPGYVHRGEEKMAEYRNYITNIPHLERPVIHDSCNVLYPYVLGAEELLGIEVPERAKYVRVIASELNRCIYIMYWLAIYGIFLGHSTMFMWPAGDRELLIDLMEKMTGARVTHAHFVPGGVRNDLPPNFEDVCLRQVNYFEKRIKEYAAVFYDNPILISRTRDTGVLSREDAIRYGTTGSVLRASGVDYDLRIKEPYDVYDELDVHTNVMKEGDSYARSRIPWLDMLESCNIIRQALQKMPKSGSVRVKLKPNPKTKGLESVYKRVESGRGSLGCYIVSDAKTEPYRVKLSVPSFRNLIALPNLLKGEKLGNMPSVYWSLNYWPVEADR; from the coding sequence ATGACTACAGAATTACCACCAGGATTAGCACTCCAAAAAGTCGATGAGAGAATCATGACTCTCAATGTTGGTCCACAACATCCAGGTTCAGGGCACATGAGAATTGTTGTACAAATTGATGGTGATTACATTGTTGCTTGTGATCCAGATCCAGGATATGTTCATCGTGGAGAAGAAAAAATGGCCGAGTATAGAAATTACATTACAAATATTCCTCACTTAGAAAGACCAGTAATTCACGATTCGTGTAATGTCTTATACCCATATGTTTTGGGTGCAGAAGAACTTCTTGGAATTGAAGTTCCAGAACGTGCAAAGTATGTTCGAGTAATTGCATCTGAATTAAACAGATGTATTTACATCATGTACTGGCTTGCAATCTATGGAATCTTCTTAGGACACTCTACTATGTTTATGTGGCCTGCAGGAGATCGTGAACTCTTAATTGATCTTATGGAAAAAATGACTGGTGCTAGAGTAACACATGCACACTTTGTTCCAGGTGGAGTTAGAAATGATTTGCCACCAAACTTTGAAGATGTTTGTTTACGTCAAGTTAACTATTTTGAAAAGCGTATCAAAGAATATGCTGCAGTCTTTTATGATAATCCTATCTTAATTTCAAGAACAAGAGATACTGGAGTTTTATCTAGAGAAGATGCAATTCGATATGGAACAACTGGTTCTGTGCTTCGTGCAAGTGGTGTTGATTATGATCTTAGAATAAAGGAACCATATGATGTCTATGATGAATTAGATGTCCACACCAATGTAATGAAAGAAGGAGATTCTTATGCAAGATCCAGAATTCCATGGCTTGACATGCTTGAGAGTTGTAATATTATTAGACAAGCATTACAAAAAATGCCAAAGTCTGGTTCTGTAAGAGTAAAACTAAAACCAAATCCAAAAACTAAGGGACTTGAATCTGTCTACAAACGTGTAGAGTCTGGTAGAGGTTCACTTGGTTGCTATATTGTATCTGATGCTAAAACAGAACCATATCGAGTAAAATTGAGCGTTCCTTCTTTTAGAAACTTGATTGCTTTACCAAATCTTCTCAAAGGTGAAAAACTTGGAAATATGCCATCAGTTTATTGGAGTCTAAACTATTGGCCAGTGGAGGCAGACCGATAA
- a CDS encoding NADH-quinone oxidoreductase subunit I — MGTATGIIRALNSGIKHIATKRFTLRYPEEKLKFVGDGYQFDPSTGVGIAGLKGRHMLFHDHCTGCQLCSIACEGVAEAIAMVKVPEEQKQNKKSIMPQIDYGKCVFCGLCVDACPFYALYMTNDYELSSFTKEGLIYTPAQLQVKPYVAQDSEIQISDRGATHG, encoded by the coding sequence ATGGGAACTGCAACTGGAATTATTCGTGCACTCAATTCTGGAATTAAACATATTGCAACAAAACGATTTACATTACGTTATCCTGAAGAGAAACTAAAGTTTGTAGGTGATGGTTATCAGTTTGATCCATCTACTGGGGTTGGAATTGCAGGATTAAAAGGACGACATATGTTATTCCATGATCACTGTACTGGTTGTCAATTGTGTTCTATTGCATGTGAAGGTGTGGCAGAAGCTATTGCAATGGTAAAAGTTCCAGAAGAACAAAAACAAAATAAAAAATCAATCATGCCTCAAATTGATTATGGAAAATGTGTTTTCTGTGGTCTTTGTGTAGATGCATGTCCATTCTATGCACTTTACATGACAAATGATTATGAATTATCTTCATTTACGAAAGAAGGTTTGATTTACACCCCTGCACAACTTCAGGTAAAACCATATGTTGCTCAGGACAGTGAAATCCAAATATCTGATAGAGGTGCAACACATGGCTGA
- a CDS encoding iron-containing redox enzyme family protein, translated as MNIIQKIDEMIEERSLLKHPFYQMWSDGKLTKESLAGYSKEYFQLVKAVPSFMTPIIEKSPDGVISELVENQQEESDHIKPWIAFAGELGISEDELVSYSGTSKTQKAVSDLNQLMDTFDGGACAMYAFEKEIPKISQTKLDGLAEFYGLTSNEATEYFKLHTEADIRHAASWRNILEKSSVDSEKLIEIADKSISAQNLLLDSCYEEYC; from the coding sequence ATGAATATAATACAGAAAATTGATGAAATGATTGAAGAGAGAAGTTTACTAAAACACCCATTTTACCAAATGTGGTCTGATGGAAAATTAACAAAGGAATCTCTTGCAGGATATTCTAAAGAATATTTTCAACTTGTGAAAGCAGTTCCTTCTTTTATGACTCCTATAATTGAAAAATCACCTGATGGCGTAATTAGTGAATTAGTTGAGAATCAACAAGAGGAATCTGATCATATTAAACCATGGATTGCTTTTGCTGGAGAACTTGGAATTTCTGAAGATGAATTGGTTTCATATTCTGGAACATCTAAAACCCAGAAAGCAGTATCTGACTTGAATCAATTAATGGATACTTTTGATGGAGGTGCATGTGCAATGTATGCATTTGAAAAAGAAATTCCAAAAATTAGCCAAACCAAACTTGATGGACTAGCAGAATTCTATGGATTGACAAGCAATGAAGCAACAGAATATTTCAAACTTCATACTGAAGCTGATATTAGACATGCTGCATCATGGAGAAATATACTTGAGAAATCTTCAGTTGATTCAGAAAAATTGATTGAAATTGCAGACAAATCAATATCTGCACAAAACTTGTTACTTGACAGTTGTTACGAAGAATACTGCTAA
- a CDS encoding polyprenyl synthetase family protein, with translation MLETYGKYIQRIDKALENELSIYSESEFIEPLKYSLEGGKRIRPIILNLAAESVGKIDENVLAASCAVEFLHMESIIHDDIIDNETMRRQKDPFHVKYGYNTSVLTGDFVLGLILAISSRLDNARITKDLATTAMLMSEGEMIEGRLETGEDVTFDDYLKVIEYKTAVAFEVAARIGAIIANGTEEQIEALTEYGKNIGIAYQIRDDLLDWKNEDKLFNLLIKKSSDPRDVFNKMEELLKEYSEKARSGLRKIPDSDAKINLDNLIKFTSFKA, from the coding sequence TTGCTTGAAACCTATGGAAAATATATTCAACGAATAGACAAGGCGTTAGAAAATGAATTGTCTATTTATTCTGAATCTGAATTTATTGAACCTCTAAAGTATTCCTTAGAAGGAGGTAAACGAATCAGACCAATTATTTTGAATTTAGCGGCTGAAAGTGTGGGTAAAATTGATGAAAATGTACTAGCCGCATCATGTGCCGTTGAATTTCTTCACATGGAATCAATCATTCATGATGATATTATTGATAATGAAACAATGAGAAGACAAAAAGATCCATTCCATGTGAAATATGGATACAATACCAGTGTATTAACTGGTGATTTCGTACTAGGGTTGATTCTTGCAATATCGTCTAGATTAGACAATGCTAGAATTACTAAAGATTTGGCTACAACTGCTATGTTAATGAGCGAAGGAGAAATGATAGAGGGGAGATTAGAAACAGGTGAAGATGTAACATTTGATGATTACCTAAAAGTAATAGAATACAAAACTGCAGTAGCTTTTGAAGTTGCTGCAAGAATTGGTGCAATTATTGCAAATGGAACAGAAGAACAAATTGAAGCCTTAACTGAATATGGGAAAAATATCGGAATTGCATATCAAATTAGAGATGATTTGTTAGATTGGAAAAATGAAGACAAGTTATTCAATTTGCTAATTAAGAAAAGCTCTGATCCAAGAGATGTTTTTAATAAAATGGAAGAATTGCTTAAAGAATATTCAGAAAAAGCTAGATCAGGTTTAAGAAAAATCCCAGATAGTGATGCAAAAATAAATCTAGATAATTTAATTAAATTTACTTCGTTTAAGGCATAA
- the nuoK gene encoding NADH-quinone oxidoreductase subunit NuoK: MTSELVDFTLVSVALLGIGIYGLAVKRNFIRMLFAVEIIINAANLNIVAFGRFLPHSGGQTMALFSIAIAAAEVAVGLSLIIVAYRMYQNVDIADFRSLKG; encoded by the coding sequence ATGACCAGCGAGCTAGTTGATTTCACACTTGTATCTGTAGCCTTACTTGGCATAGGAATCTATGGCCTTGCAGTTAAACGTAACTTTATCAGAATGCTATTTGCCGTTGAAATCATAATCAACGCAGCAAATTTGAATATAGTTGCATTTGGTAGATTCTTACCTCATAGTGGTGGCCAAACCATGGCATTATTCTCCATTGCAATTGCTGCAGCAGAAGTTGCAGTTGGACTATCATTAATCATTGTAGCATACAGAATGTATCAGAATGTCGATATTGCAGACTTCAGGAGCTTGAAAGGATAA
- a CDS encoding NADH-quinone oxidoreductase subunit J yields MADAAFLALTVITIGSAIAALELRSLIYGSIALMGTLGGIAGFFFLLDAPFVALFQLAVYVGSIAVLILFTVMLVKRELIFKKIEDKRRKFAGIGLMLVIMVSLGAVFLDSGIKTITTDEPATDFRDIGTDFVTYYWPALILMGLLLAGSVTGALILAKREDVENDQRAS; encoded by the coding sequence ATGGCTGATGCAGCATTTCTTGCATTAACTGTAATTACAATTGGTTCAGCAATTGCTGCACTAGAATTACGTTCGTTGATTTATGGTTCTATTGCTTTGATGGGAACTTTGGGTGGAATAGCCGGATTCTTTTTCTTGCTTGATGCACCATTTGTTGCATTATTCCAATTAGCTGTCTATGTAGGTTCCATTGCTGTTTTGATTTTGTTTACTGTGATGTTAGTAAAAAGAGAATTAATCTTCAAAAAAATTGAAGATAAAAGAAGGAAATTTGCAGGTATTGGTTTGATGCTTGTGATTATGGTTTCATTAGGGGCAGTATTTTTGGATTCAGGAATCAAAACAATAACTACTGATGAACCTGCAACTGACTTTAGAGATATAGGAACTGACTTTGTAACGTATTATTGGCCTGCATTAATCTTGATGGGATTATTACTTGCTGGCTCTGTTACTGGTGCACTAATTTTAGCCAAACGTGAGGATGTGGAGAATGACCAGCGAGCTAGTTGA
- a CDS encoding NADH-quinone oxidoreductase subunit N, whose translation MIEITSTPLIIIAILGTVGILLPIISIARKEKGSNSFYAVIAFAALIVSMGYVGYQFINENIASSALFSEDVIVDDAFGGFFAIAMLIVAVFTTVGSFNYMRKHNSPAVYYSLILLATIGMVLVAYSTDLIMLFVAWELMSIPTYILVGYMKKNPSSNEAALKYFLFGALSSAIIVYGISISYGLTGSTNIGEVIHGYSTLDPSMLPLALLSVGMFIAGFGFKMGLVPFHQWLPDTYDGAPPTITALLAAATKKAGFAATIRIVVLGMVVLNLDWTLALGILAVMTMTVGNVAAIMQKNISRMLAYSSIAHAGYILIGLAVAPHSSLGLQGSLYQIMNHAVMKGAAFIAIAGIVTTLAVTHIDKLKGLGRRMPITALGLVIALFALAGVPPLSGFWSKLMLFGSALDATSALWWAPWLAIAGVLNSALSLAYYGWITRKMYFEGETEKRIAEPKSVIAVMIFSTIFLVGFGVYPEPLLKFVEFATPVISLGLMP comes from the coding sequence ATGATCGAAATTACTTCAACTCCATTGATAATAATTGCAATTTTGGGTACCGTTGGAATTCTTCTTCCAATAATCAGCATTGCAAGAAAAGAAAAAGGTTCTAATTCATTTTATGCAGTAATTGCATTTGCAGCCCTAATTGTATCCATGGGATATGTTGGATATCAATTCATTAATGAAAACATTGCTTCATCTGCTCTTTTCTCAGAGGATGTAATTGTTGATGATGCCTTTGGAGGTTTCTTTGCAATTGCAATGTTAATTGTTGCTGTATTCACAACTGTTGGCTCTTTCAATTATATGAGAAAACATAATTCGCCTGCTGTTTACTACTCACTAATTTTACTTGCCACCATTGGTATGGTGCTTGTTGCATATTCAACTGATTTGATCATGCTATTTGTTGCATGGGAGCTAATGAGTATTCCAACATACATTTTGGTTGGATATATGAAAAAGAATCCAAGCTCAAACGAAGCAGCTCTGAAATATTTCTTGTTTGGTGCACTGTCTTCTGCTATCATAGTTTACGGAATTTCAATATCTTATGGATTAACTGGTTCTACAAACATTGGAGAAGTTATTCACGGTTATTCAACACTTGATCCTTCCATGTTGCCTCTTGCATTACTTTCTGTTGGAATGTTTATTGCAGGATTCGGATTCAAAATGGGTCTTGTACCATTCCATCAGTGGTTACCCGATACATATGACGGAGCTCCTCCTACCATTACTGCCTTATTAGCTGCTGCAACAAAGAAAGCAGGTTTTGCTGCAACAATTAGAATTGTAGTTCTTGGTATGGTTGTTCTAAATCTTGATTGGACACTAGCTCTTGGTATTCTTGCAGTAATGACAATGACTGTAGGAAATGTTGCCGCAATTATGCAAAAGAACATTTCAAGAATGTTGGCTTATTCCAGTATTGCACATGCAGGTTATATCCTAATTGGACTTGCAGTTGCTCCACATAGTTCTTTAGGTTTACAAGGTTCTCTGTACCAAATCATGAACCATGCTGTGATGAAAGGTGCTGCCTTTATTGCAATCGCTGGTATTGTTACAACTCTTGCAGTTACTCACATTGACAAACTAAAAGGATTAGGACGAAGAATGCCAATCACTGCTTTAGGTCTAGTTATTGCTTTGTTCGCACTTGCAGGTGTACCTCCATTATCTGGATTTTGGAGTAAATTGATGTTATTTGGAAGTGCATTAGATGCAACTTCTGCTTTATGGTGGGCACCTTGGCTTGCAATCGCTGGTGTTCTTAACAGTGCATTATCTCTTGCTTACTATGGTTGGATTACAAGAAAAATGTACTTTGAAGGAGAAACAGAAAAGAGAATTGCAGAACCAAAATCTGTAATAGCTGTAATGATCTTTTCAACAATCTTCTTAGTCGGATTTGGTGTATATCCAGAACCACTACTCAAATTTGTAGAATTTGCAACTCCAGTAATTAGTTTAGGCCTTATGCCTTAA
- a CDS encoding NuoM family protein, with amino-acid sequence MEYALLQAVFLPLLLSPVAYIIGRKVGPTPAMWFTFAILLYTTILVINAALSGTVEEHYPWTEQFGEFGFLLDGLASPFAIIIYVLSTILALYSKPYMIHKFHEQFEEEKNLHSSGSGQTSVVESSSLSDYVNAKSGLYFALYLVFAMGMLGTVLATNLIEFYIFFEVMLIPGFFLVALWGDGPRRKIGLMFLFWTHAGAVVLLLGFLMIGLTIGSFDFADIQESEIPADIAMYSAVAISIGLGVKLAVFMFHVWLPYVHGSAPTPISALLSPAMIGIGAYGLFRLIVEFLPLTFAELSIWFHIWGLVTMIYGGAMALMQDDLKRLLAYSSISQMGYLLFGIGSMSSLGLTGAEMMYVTHGIGKGILFMMAGIIIVKVGTRSISKLGGLAGKMPITAVCAVIGALTIMGVPPTSGFMGEWILFYGALETAIEEGSTLRAVTFGLGLVATALTMSYMLWMLKRVFFGKTPEHLENVKEGSWYMTAPMMVLAGFSIVVGIYPDIFLKTIIPYMNGVLGV; translated from the coding sequence ATGGAATACGCATTACTACAGGCAGTTTTCTTGCCACTATTATTATCACCAGTAGCATACATTATCGGTAGAAAAGTAGGACCAACTCCTGCAATGTGGTTTACATTTGCAATTTTGTTATACACTACAATTCTTGTAATCAATGCAGCACTTTCTGGAACCGTAGAAGAACATTACCCATGGACTGAACAGTTTGGTGAGTTTGGTTTCTTACTGGATGGATTGGCATCTCCGTTTGCAATTATCATCTATGTGCTGTCTACAATCTTAGCACTCTACTCAAAACCATATATGATTCACAAATTCCATGAACAATTTGAGGAAGAAAAGAATCTCCATAGTTCTGGAAGTGGCCAAACTTCAGTTGTTGAATCTTCATCTCTATCTGATTATGTAAATGCAAAATCTGGTCTTTACTTTGCACTCTATCTTGTATTTGCAATGGGAATGCTTGGAACAGTTCTTGCAACAAACTTGATTGAATTTTACATCTTCTTTGAAGTGATGTTGATTCCTGGTTTCTTCTTGGTTGCTCTTTGGGGTGATGGTCCACGAAGAAAGATTGGTTTAATGTTCCTGTTTTGGACTCATGCCGGTGCAGTTGTTTTACTCTTAGGATTTTTGATGATAGGGCTTACTATTGGCAGCTTTGACTTTGCAGATATTCAAGAATCTGAAATCCCTGCAGACATTGCGATGTATTCTGCTGTTGCGATTTCAATAGGACTTGGGGTCAAACTAGCAGTCTTTATGTTCCATGTTTGGTTACCATACGTCCACGGCTCAGCACCTACCCCAATCAGTGCATTGTTGTCACCTGCAATGATCGGAATTGGAGCTTATGGTCTTTTCAGATTAATTGTAGAATTTTTACCCTTAACATTTGCAGAACTTTCAATTTGGTTCCATATCTGGGGTCTTGTCACTATGATTTATGGTGGCGCAATGGCGTTAATGCAAGATGATCTAAAACGTCTCCTTGCTTATTCTAGTATCAGTCAGATGGGCTATCTTTTGTTTGGAATTGGTTCTATGTCCTCACTTGGTCTTACAGGCGCAGAGATGATGTATGTAACACACGGAATTGGAAAAGGCATTCTCTTCATGATGGCGGGAATTATTATTGTTAAAGTTGGAACTAGAAGTATTTCAAAATTAGGCGGATTAGCAGGAAAGATGCCTATTACTGCAGTATGTGCAGTTATTGGTGCATTGACTATCATGGGAGTTCCACCAACAAGTGGCTTTATGGGAGAATGGATTCTATTTTACGGTGCATTAGAGACTGCCATCGAAGAAGGTTCAACATTAAGAGCTGTAACATTTGGTTTGGGTCTTGTTGCAACTGCACTTACAATGTCTTACATGCTTTGGATGCTAAAACGTGTCTTCTTTGGAAAGACTCCAGAACATCTAGAAAATGTCAAAGAAGGAAGTTGGTACATGACAGCTCCAATGATGGTATTAGCAGGCTTCTCAATTGTAGTTGGTATTTATCCAGATATTTTCTTGAAGACAATTATTCCATACATGAACGGAGTGTTGGGAGTATAG